One stretch of Bombus pascuorum chromosome 14, iyBomPasc1.1, whole genome shotgun sequence DNA includes these proteins:
- the LOC132914255 gene encoding uncharacterized protein LOC132914255: MSSNGEFSTMSSEEVPSLPKSLPSSREATAEGSSGSSGGYMPLREFLDRFSLPRVVRLEGTGGRPVLLYKQQQRSLRVSATLLIHRYRHDVKVGPEIVIPEGYPGWFSVISGNNTTGSARVYRRVDSLVRAGVPAFLLAAPLRAYILTHSKMENGNLRAHYTKTTIRAGEILRLIAVFQDTRKCSTVSFGISGSSSEKDQYAQCLDPHGREVFAPLSARGEFYAICQNGSIDTGSDAVLYKVHHLARRPLPLRVRLIAGPLPVPLPREYGGLMQLESSTRGPIVLGCIVPERPVHNPEMLELVVTGNGAPRVRRARLGYPSEARLLASPKMQRLLSACSRAVGDRATEPRVAPLKLHPVGENLKEMHLKKIKPKPETKPILQSLKDGLEQLKKSTVREKSQTRQNCRNGFLDRISKFAQGGRSRNPAKKSASFTFAVKPEIAMRCQERYSSLEPETTSHPSHSNSSKQPVQRSASTSVLEMPANVELQPNYSRVRDSLTPVPSLPKLTRTKADDIYAEICENAAAQVEKCPGSHVMARIKIIVKGRDSSTALPNKIGDDSRYANSMVTNNQIDSIISTEDEVIYNTIF; this comes from the exons ATGTCGTCGAACGGTGAGTTTTCGACGATGTCCAGCGAGGAGGTACCTTCGCTGCCAAAGTCCCTGCCTAGTTCGAGGGAAGCGACGGCCGAGGGTAGTTCCGGTTCGAGCGGCGGCTACATGCCCCTTCGAGAGTTCCTTGATCGATTCTCGTTACCGAGAGTGGTCAGGCTCGAAGGTACCGGCGGTAGGCCAGTGTTGCTGTACAAACAGCAACAGAGATCGCTTCGGGTTAGTGCAACCCTATTGATTCATCGTTATCGGCACGACGTTAAAGTAGGGCCGGAAATAGTCATTCCAGAGGGATACCCGG GATGGTTTTCTGTGATATCTGGCAACAATACAACGGGTAGTGCAAGAGTCTACAGAAGAGTCGATTCCTTAGTACGAGCAGGGGTACCAGCGTTTCTTTTGGCTGCACCTTTAAGGGCATATATTCTGACCCACTCGAAAATGG aAAATGGCAATTTACGAGCTCACTACACGAAAACCACGATCAGAGCTGGGGAAATTCTACGATTAATAGCTGTTTTTCAAGACACAAGGAAATGTAGTACGGTTTCCTTCGGAATTTCCGGCAGCTCTTCCGAAAAGGATCAGTACGCTCAGTGTTTGGATCCACACGGTCGGGAAGTGTTTGCTCCCTTATCCGCAAGAGGCGAATTTTATGCTATATGTCAGAATGGAAGTATCGATACCGGAAGCGATGCAGTATTATACAAAGTGCATCACCTTGCGAGAAGACCATTGCCTCTCAGG GTCCGTTTGATAGCCGGTCCACTACCTGTACCATTGCCAAGGGAATATGGTGGTTTAATGCAACTAGAAAGTTCGACTCGAGGGCCAATTGTTTTAGGATGCATCGTACCGGAAAGACCAGTTCACAATCCTGAGATGCTCGAATTAGTTGTAACCGGAAATGGAGCGCCAAGAGTAAGAAGAGCTCGACTAGGTTATCCGTCAGAAGCTAGACTTTTGGCATCGCCGAAAATGCAACGATTATTATCTGCCTGcag CCGGGCTGTCGGAGATCGTGCAACGGAACCAAGAGTGGCACCTCTGAAACTGCATCCAGTCGGTGAAAATCTTAAAGAGATGCATTTGAAGAAAATCAAGCCGAAACCGGAAACGAAGCCAATTCTACAAAGCTTGAAAGACGGACTGGAACAGTTGAAGAAGAGCACCGTTAGGGAGAAAAGTCAAACTAGACAAAATTGTCGGAATGGATTTCTAGatcgaatttcaaaattcgcCCAAGGTGGTCGTAGCAGAAACCCTGCAAAAAAATCGGCTTCGTTTACGTTTGCAGTGAAACCAGAAATTGCGATGAGGTGTCAAGAGCGTTACTCCAGTTTGGAGCCAGAAACTACCTCCCATCCGAGTCATTCGAACTCTTCCAAGCAACCTGTACAAAGATCAGCGTCCACCAGTGTTTTAGAAATGCCGGCAAATGTTGAATTACAACCCAATTATTCTCGTGTTAGAGATAGTCTTACACCAGTGCCATCCCTTCCCAAGTTAACCAGGACCAAAGCTGATGACATTTATGCAGAAATTTGTGAGAATGCGGCTGCGCAAGTCGAGAAGTGTCCCGGAAGTCATGTGATGGCTAGGAtcaaaattattgttaaaggCCGTGATTCGTCCACAGCTCTGCCAAACAAGATTGGCGATGACAGTAGATACGCAAACTCTATGGTAACGAACAATCAAATTGATTCGATTATCAGCACGGAAGACGAAGTTATTTACAACACGATATTctga
- the LOC132914248 gene encoding ATP-dependent RNA helicase DDX24 isoform X2, producing MPKKRHDNLSGWKPLKLEGSVFAGNVEDLIGIEELTDYKLTKENNKTKIVIHNVETNSKEVKVSPKRKRSHIWVENDVVANEPLLKKTKKTKSPKKKLEGRNAKKIPKCLSSKNGLDINPNNNNQFSNECTKDKNDVYDIDAQRWYMLGVPAPIIKALKDQQFHEPTPIQALTLPPAILGHRDILGAAETGSGKTLAFGIPIINGILELKNKQSQQSGMEFEKEITGINKNNGWICSENKIVENDNSSSESDFEEHIESLNENGIGCVRVINNVKMSKTQNYTKPLYALILTPTRELAIQIKDHLTKAIKYTDIKVAVVLGGMAAVKQERILSKGPEIVIATPGRLWELIQQGNPHLSKVDSIKYLAIDETDRMLEKGHFQELQQLLEKINMNEKKVEERQTFVFSATLTMVHDIPEYLEKKKRKHAKSKIQKLTSAQKLQKIMELVGIKNPKIIDVTKKSGILDCKPLPLHASMQQRQRLKNLERFQADENGLLIATDVAARGLDIPNVEHVIHYQVPRTSESYVHRSGRTARAQKDGITVLMMEPSEKEYYSKLCKTLGRTEDLPMFPVIDRLLIATKERVEIAREIDKLELKCRRDNSKQGWLRKAVEEMDLVLEEDEENLAAEMEEKASLKHQLKKKKHQLALLMSKTLFPKGFSGKYPDVNIELKLNDDNQKAIDIMKKAIEEIPKKKKERNSMPHIKRSSFKTKVLRKKNRNKV from the exons ATGCCAAAAAAGAGACACGATAATTTAAGTGGGTGGAAACCACTGAAATTGGAAGGTTCTGTATTTGCTGGTAATGTTGAAGATTTGATTGGTATTGAGGAACTAACTGATTACaaattaacaaaagaaaataacaagaCAAAGATTGTAATCCACAATGTGGAAACTAATAGCAAAGAAGTTAAG GTATCACCAAAGCGTAAACGTTCCCATATATGGGTAGAAAATGACGTAGTTGCTAATGAaccattattaaaaaaaactaaGAAGACAAAATCTCCAAAAAAGAAGTTAGAAGGAAGAAATGCTAAAAAGATACCAAAATGTCTGTCTTCAAAAAATGGTTTAGATATTAatcctaataataataatcaattttctaaTGAATGCACCAAGGATAAAAATGATGTATATGACATTGATGCCCAACGATGGTATATGTTAGGTGTACCCGCTCCTATAATAAAAGCATTAAAAGACCAACAATTCCATGAACCAACTCCTATTCAAGCATTAACTTTGCCACCAGCAATATTGGGACATAGAGATATACTAGGTGCAGCTGAAACAGGCAGTGGAAAAACATTGGCGTTTGGAATTCCAATTATAAATGGTAttttggaattaaaaaataagcaatCCCAACAGTCAGGCATGGAatttgagaaagaaataacTGGAATTAATAAGAACAATGGCTGGATTTgttctgaaaataaaatagtggAAAATGATAATAGCTCATCTGAATCTGATTTTGAAGAACATATTGAAAGTCTTAATGAAAATGGTATAGGCTGTGTACGtgtaattaataatgtaaaaatgagCAAAACACAGAATTATACGAAGCCACTGTATGCATTAATATTGACACCAACTCGTGAATTAGCTATTCAAATTAAAGATCACCTAACTAAAGCAATCAAATATACAGACATTAAA GTAGCTGTAGTATTAGGAGGAATGGCTGCAGTTAAACAAGAAAGAATATTAAGTAAAGGACCTGAGATTGTAATTGCAACACCTGGTAGATTATGGGAATTGATACAACAAGGTAATCCACATCTTAGTAAAGTGGATTCTATTAA GTATTTGGCTATTGACGAAACAGATAGAATGTTAGAGAAGGGACATTTCCAAGAATTGCAACAACTACtggagaaaataaatatgaatgaaaaaaaagtgGAAGAAAGACAAACATTTGTATTTTCTGCTACATTAACTATGGTGCATGATATTCCAGAGtatttggaaaagaaaaaaaggaagcatGCTAAAAGCAAGATACAAAAGCTTACATCTGctcaaaaattacaaaagattATGGAACTAGTAGGAATAAAGAACCCAAAAATTATTGATGTTACAAAAAAATCAG GGATACTTGATTGTAAACCTTTACCATTACATGCAAGTATGCAGCAGAGACagcgattaaaaaatttagaaag ATTTCAGGCTGATGAAAACGGATTGTTAATAGCTACTGATGTAGCTGCAAGAGGTTTAGATATTCCGAATGTTGAGCATGTAATACATTATCAAGTTCCTAGAACAAGTGAG agTTATGTACACAGAAGTGGAAGGACAGCAAGAGCACAAAAAGATGGTATAACAGTTCTTATGATGGAACCATCTGAAAAGGAATATTATAGCAAATTGTGTAAAACACTTGGTCGTA CGGAAGATTTACCTATGTTTCCTGTAATTGATAGATTGCTAATTGCAACTAAAGAGAGAGTTGAGATTGCTCGAGAAATTGATAAGTTGGAATTAAAATGTCGTAGAGATAATTCAAAACAAGGTTGGTTACGTAAAGCAGTTGAAGAAATGGATTTGGTTTTAGAGGAGGACGAAGA aaatttaGCAGcggaaatggaagaaaaggCAAGCCTAAAGCatcagttaaaaaaaaagaagcatcAATTGGCATTGCTTATGTCGAAAACGCTATTTCCAAAAGGATTTTCTGGAAAGTATCCTGATGTTAATATTGAGCTTAAATTAAATGATGACAATCAGAAAGCCATTGATATAATGAAAAAGGCTATAGAAGAAATtccaaagaagaagaaagagaggaatagCATGCCtcatataaaaagaagttcTTTTAAAACCAAGGttctaagaaaaaaaaatagaaataaagtataa
- the LOC132914248 gene encoding ATP-dependent RNA helicase DDX24 isoform X1 gives MPKKRHDNLSGWKPLKLEGSVFAGNVEDLIGIEELTDYKLTKENNKTKIVIHNVETNSKEVKVSPKRKRSHIWVENDVVANEPLLKKTKKTKSPKKKLEGRNAKKIPKCLSSKNGLDINPNNNNQFSNECTKDKNDVYDIDAQRWYMLGVPAPIIKALKDQQFHEPTPIQALTLPPAILGHRDILGAAETGSGKTLAFGIPIINGILELKNKQSQQSGMEFEKEITGINKNNGWICSENKIVENDNSSSESDFEEHIESLNENGIGCVRVINNVKMSKTQNYTKPLYALILTPTRELAIQIKDHLTKAIKYTDIKVAVVLGGMAAVKQERILSKGPEIVIATPGRLWELIQQGNPHLSKVDSIKYLAIDETDRMLEKGHFQELQQLLEKINMNEKKVEERQTFVFSATLTMVHDIPEYLEKKKRKHAKSKIQKLTSAQKLQKIMELVGIKNPKIIDVTKKSGTATNLTECRIACTIDHKDYYLYYFLKRYAGRTLVFCNSIGCVKRLATLLGILDCKPLPLHASMQQRQRLKNLERFQADENGLLIATDVAARGLDIPNVEHVIHYQVPRTSESYVHRSGRTARAQKDGITVLMMEPSEKEYYSKLCKTLGRTEDLPMFPVIDRLLIATKERVEIAREIDKLELKCRRDNSKQGWLRKAVEEMDLVLEEDEENLAAEMEEKASLKHQLKKKKHQLALLMSKTLFPKGFSGKYPDVNIELKLNDDNQKAIDIMKKAIEEIPKKKKERNSMPHIKRSSFKTKVLRKKNRNKV, from the exons ATGCCAAAAAAGAGACACGATAATTTAAGTGGGTGGAAACCACTGAAATTGGAAGGTTCTGTATTTGCTGGTAATGTTGAAGATTTGATTGGTATTGAGGAACTAACTGATTACaaattaacaaaagaaaataacaagaCAAAGATTGTAATCCACAATGTGGAAACTAATAGCAAAGAAGTTAAG GTATCACCAAAGCGTAAACGTTCCCATATATGGGTAGAAAATGACGTAGTTGCTAATGAaccattattaaaaaaaactaaGAAGACAAAATCTCCAAAAAAGAAGTTAGAAGGAAGAAATGCTAAAAAGATACCAAAATGTCTGTCTTCAAAAAATGGTTTAGATATTAatcctaataataataatcaattttctaaTGAATGCACCAAGGATAAAAATGATGTATATGACATTGATGCCCAACGATGGTATATGTTAGGTGTACCCGCTCCTATAATAAAAGCATTAAAAGACCAACAATTCCATGAACCAACTCCTATTCAAGCATTAACTTTGCCACCAGCAATATTGGGACATAGAGATATACTAGGTGCAGCTGAAACAGGCAGTGGAAAAACATTGGCGTTTGGAATTCCAATTATAAATGGTAttttggaattaaaaaataagcaatCCCAACAGTCAGGCATGGAatttgagaaagaaataacTGGAATTAATAAGAACAATGGCTGGATTTgttctgaaaataaaatagtggAAAATGATAATAGCTCATCTGAATCTGATTTTGAAGAACATATTGAAAGTCTTAATGAAAATGGTATAGGCTGTGTACGtgtaattaataatgtaaaaatgagCAAAACACAGAATTATACGAAGCCACTGTATGCATTAATATTGACACCAACTCGTGAATTAGCTATTCAAATTAAAGATCACCTAACTAAAGCAATCAAATATACAGACATTAAA GTAGCTGTAGTATTAGGAGGAATGGCTGCAGTTAAACAAGAAAGAATATTAAGTAAAGGACCTGAGATTGTAATTGCAACACCTGGTAGATTATGGGAATTGATACAACAAGGTAATCCACATCTTAGTAAAGTGGATTCTATTAA GTATTTGGCTATTGACGAAACAGATAGAATGTTAGAGAAGGGACATTTCCAAGAATTGCAACAACTACtggagaaaataaatatgaatgaaaaaaaagtgGAAGAAAGACAAACATTTGTATTTTCTGCTACATTAACTATGGTGCATGATATTCCAGAGtatttggaaaagaaaaaaaggaagcatGCTAAAAGCAAGATACAAAAGCTTACATCTGctcaaaaattacaaaagattATGGAACTAGTAGGAATAAAGAACCCAAAAATTATTGATGTTACAAAAAAATCAG GTACCGCAACTAATTTAACAGAATGTAGAATAGCATGTACAATAGACCATAAAGATTACTATCTTTATTACTTCCTAAAAAGATATGCTGGTAGAACATTggtattctgtaatagtattgGTTGTGTAAAACGCTTAGCTACTCTTTTAGGGATACTTGATTGTAAACCTTTACCATTACATGCAAGTATGCAGCAGAGACagcgattaaaaaatttagaaag ATTTCAGGCTGATGAAAACGGATTGTTAATAGCTACTGATGTAGCTGCAAGAGGTTTAGATATTCCGAATGTTGAGCATGTAATACATTATCAAGTTCCTAGAACAAGTGAG agTTATGTACACAGAAGTGGAAGGACAGCAAGAGCACAAAAAGATGGTATAACAGTTCTTATGATGGAACCATCTGAAAAGGAATATTATAGCAAATTGTGTAAAACACTTGGTCGTA CGGAAGATTTACCTATGTTTCCTGTAATTGATAGATTGCTAATTGCAACTAAAGAGAGAGTTGAGATTGCTCGAGAAATTGATAAGTTGGAATTAAAATGTCGTAGAGATAATTCAAAACAAGGTTGGTTACGTAAAGCAGTTGAAGAAATGGATTTGGTTTTAGAGGAGGACGAAGA aaatttaGCAGcggaaatggaagaaaaggCAAGCCTAAAGCatcagttaaaaaaaaagaagcatcAATTGGCATTGCTTATGTCGAAAACGCTATTTCCAAAAGGATTTTCTGGAAAGTATCCTGATGTTAATATTGAGCTTAAATTAAATGATGACAATCAGAAAGCCATTGATATAATGAAAAAGGCTATAGAAGAAATtccaaagaagaagaaagagaggaatagCATGCCtcatataaaaagaagttcTTTTAAAACCAAGGttctaagaaaaaaaaatagaaataaagtataa
- the LOC132914252 gene encoding conserved oligomeric Golgi complex subunit 8, which produces MDIETENVINLVFPSGIPELWKENPDFYQYLSKLGGYDVDQLNKEPGHLNDEKTSVLQTTQELVFANYKTFIQTAESSREIFKQFNETENRLDGLVQEIPKFVGKCQSFCDTSKDINTHRRINSLTLTRNAELLEVLEMPQLMESCLRSSQYNEALELSQYARQLGTKHGDIPIISSIVTEIENSWSGMVGQVVGSLRGDLPLARCLQLVGLLRSMDAFTEPELRIKFLQARDSWLQSLLNAIPKEDPNLHITKTIELSRIHLFNIITQYKAMFNDDELITPGRDLTVNECAIFYHWVEEKISQFLMTLEQDLPGVTSIDSILGQCTYFGLSFGRVGADFTGRMSDIFVRVIGEKFESSIRRTTKKFESDMESFTLINKIQKTTIKITTTIKSENPPEQLVEFYPLAEYCNGLISAFNEIRLCPPVALSVFCTKILQESLHNVAKSILLFYKQEQQAFAASERENMLKFIECLSEQLVPYVQYCIHVIFPPNQSAIHLGISENLLQTEGITYLNRDVILEPLAPLLPISKNLPVSDVQSLLLQRTSSEISSLPETAEIDRTASQLEKLKMSTDSQERNTHLVEDSNIHTNNSTGNDENQKR; this is translated from the exons atggATATCGAAactgaaaatgtaataaatctcGTATTTCCAAGTGGTATACCAG AATTATGGAAGGAAAATCCAGATTTTTATCAATACTTATCAAAACTTGGTGGTTACGATGTTGATCAGCTCA atAAAGAGCCTGGTCATTTGAATGATGAGAAAACTTCAGTATTGCAAACTACACAAGAGTTGGTGTTTGCAAATTATAAGACATTTATTCAGACAGCAGAAAGTTctagagaaatatttaaacaa tttAATGAAACTGAAAATCGACTTGATGGACTTGTACAAGAGATACCTAAATTTGTGGGAAAGTGTCAATCATTTTGTGATACATCAAAAGACATAAATACACATAGAAGAATAAACAGTTTAACACTAACAAGAAATGCAGAATTACTTGAAGTACTTGAAATGCCTCAGTTGATGGAATCTTGTTTAAGGAGTAGTCAATATAATGAAGCATTAGAATTATCTCAATATGCACGTCAGTTAGGAACTAAACATGGAGATATTCCAATTATATCG TCCATAGTGACAGAAATTGAGAACAGTTGGTCTGGCATGGTGGGACAAGTTGTTGGTTCATTAAGAGGTGATTTACCACTCGCAAGATGTCTACAACTTGTTGGATTATTACGATCAATGGATGCTTTCACAGAACCTGaattacgtattaaatttcTACAAGCACGTGATAGCTGGCTACAAAGTCTTTTGAATGCTATTCCCAAAGAAGACC CTAATCTTCATATCACAAAAACTATAGAATTATCCAGAATACATTTATTCAATATAATAACACAATATAAAGCTATGTTTAATGATGATGAACTAATAACACCAGGAAGAGATTTAACTGTAAACGAGTGtgctatattttatcattgggTTGAAGAAAAG ATATCCCAATTTTTAATGACTTTAGAACAAGATTTACCTGGTGTGACATCAATAGATTCTATTTTGGGTCAATGTACATATTTTGGTTTATCATTTGGTAGAGTAGGTGCTGATTTTACAGGCCGAATGTCTGATATATTTGTACGTGTTATTGGGGAAAAATTTGAGTCTAGTATTCGCAGGACAACAAAAAAGTTTGAGAGTGATATGGAATCATTCaccttaattaataaaatacaaaaaactaCTATTAAAATAACTACTACAATTAAATCA GAGAATCCACCAGAACAATTGGTTGAATTTTATCCACTAGCTGAATATTGTAATGGACTTATATCAGCTTTTAATGAAATACGACTTTGTCCACCAGTAGCACTTTCTGTTTTTTGTACAAAGATTTTACAAGAGTCTTTACATAATGTAGCAAAAtcaatattacttttttataaacaaGAACAACAG gCTTTTGCAGCTTCAGAAAGGGAGAACATGCtcaaatttatagaatgttTGAGTGAACAATTAGTTCCTTATGTACAGTACTGCATTCATGTTATTTTTCCACCAAATCAAAGTGCAATTCACTTAGGcatttcagaaaatttgttacaaaCAGAG GGAATAACATACTTAAACAGAGACGTTATTTTGGAACCTTTGGCTCCTTTATTACcaatttcgaaaaatctgCCAGTGTCTGACGTACAATCACTACTGTTACAAAGAACTTCCTCCGAAATATCATCATTACCCGAAACTGCAGAAATAGATAGAACTGCTTCACAAttggagaaattaaaaatgtctaCTGATTCACAAGAAAGAAATACACATTTGGTTGAAGATAGTAACATTCATACAAATAATTCAACTGGTAATGATGAAAATCAAAAaagataa
- the LOC132914280 gene encoding large ribosomal subunit protein mL48 isoform X1 translates to MILNVLKQVTTYCRRPLFNETVRLYGIYEPPYLKQKEFAIPICPVLNIQIRGYDYPVLESYQSFVHKIANIFNFTIDQSFPLPHKEHKIKRYKKGSTIVDAEYNLKIYERDIKISNVSSIKYPILIRILEATLPEGVSLHVDKNDPSLEKKRFIPNKELIETKKELEELFEHREK, encoded by the exons atgatattaaatgttCTCAAACAG GTTACAACATACTGTCGACGTCctttatttaatgaaacagTGAGATTATATGGTATATATGAACCGCCGTATTTAAAG CAAAAAGAATTTGCGATACCAATTTGTCCTGTTTTAAACATACAAATTAGAGGATACGATTATCCTGTACTTGAGAGTTATCAAAGCTTTGTTCacaaaatagcaaatatatttaattttactattgATCAAAG ctttcctttaccACATAAAGAACAtaagataaaaagatataaaaaaggaagtaCTATAGTTGATgctgaatataatttaaaaatttatgagagagatataaaaatatcaaatgtgTCATCCATAAAATATCCTATTCttattagaatattagaaGCAACTTTACCAGAAGGTGTTTCATTACATGTTGATAAAAATGATCCATCATTAGAGAAGAAACGTTTTATACCAAATAAGGAGTTGATTGAAACCAAGAAAGAATTAGAAGAATTATTTGAACATAGAGAGAAATAA
- the LOC132914280 gene encoding large ribosomal subunit protein mL48 isoform X2, whose product MQKEFAIPICPVLNIQIRGYDYPVLESYQSFVHKIANIFNFTIDQSFPLPHKEHKIKRYKKGSTIVDAEYNLKIYERDIKISNVSSIKYPILIRILEATLPEGVSLHVDKNDPSLEKKRFIPNKELIETKKELEELFEHREK is encoded by the exons ATG CAAAAAGAATTTGCGATACCAATTTGTCCTGTTTTAAACATACAAATTAGAGGATACGATTATCCTGTACTTGAGAGTTATCAAAGCTTTGTTCacaaaatagcaaatatatttaattttactattgATCAAAG ctttcctttaccACATAAAGAACAtaagataaaaagatataaaaaaggaagtaCTATAGTTGATgctgaatataatttaaaaatttatgagagagatataaaaatatcaaatgtgTCATCCATAAAATATCCTATTCttattagaatattagaaGCAACTTTACCAGAAGGTGTTTCATTACATGTTGATAAAAATGATCCATCATTAGAGAAGAAACGTTTTATACCAAATAAGGAGTTGATTGAAACCAAGAAAGAATTAGAAGAATTATTTGAACATAGAGAGAAATAA